A single Deltaproteobacteria bacterium DNA region contains:
- a CDS encoding calcium/sodium antiporter, translating to MTLNVVLFIIGLFLLYYGAEWLVRGSSSLAGSLGMQPIVIGLTVVAFGTSAPELVVSLVSSFKGKSMIAVGNIVGSNICNIALVLGMAALFQPIRCHPSAFKRDIPVMLAVTLYLLIVSGNSTISRMEGVTLVAALAVYIYYNYRVATRTVSETTAVRQCDVSDIRPVDSRFKQLGLIVAGIAGVVIGAEALIDAAVKIMTVFGVGEKFIGLTVVAFGTSLPELATSVIAAMKKEMDISLGNLVGSNVFNILGVLGAAALVNPIVIPGGFMTSGLFIDYLVMMVVSAMPLLMIRKTYTLSRADGIVLLTAYGGYLAYLIHKS from the coding sequence ATGACGCTTAATGTCGTTCTCTTCATCATCGGGCTTTTCCTGCTTTATTATGGAGCGGAATGGCTGGTCAGGGGATCCTCGAGCCTGGCCGGCAGCCTGGGGATGCAACCCATCGTTATCGGCTTGACCGTCGTCGCTTTCGGGACATCGGCCCCTGAACTGGTGGTCAGCCTCGTATCCTCCTTCAAAGGCAAGTCCATGATCGCCGTGGGCAACATCGTCGGCAGCAACATCTGCAACATCGCATTGGTTCTGGGCATGGCCGCTCTCTTCCAGCCCATACGATGCCATCCTTCGGCCTTCAAGCGTGACATTCCCGTTATGCTGGCGGTCACGCTTTACCTGCTGATCGTTTCCGGCAATTCCACCATCAGCAGGATGGAGGGCGTAACACTGGTGGCCGCCCTCGCCGTCTACATTTACTACAACTATCGCGTTGCCACGCGGACCGTCAGTGAGACAACCGCAGTGAGGCAGTGCGACGTTTCCGATATCCGCCCCGTGGACAGTCGTTTCAAGCAGCTCGGTCTGATCGTAGCCGGCATTGCCGGGGTTGTCATCGGCGCCGAAGCTCTCATCGATGCGGCCGTCAAGATCATGACCGTGTTCGGTGTGGGTGAAAAGTTCATCGGCCTCACCGTGGTCGCTTTCGGAACCTCCCTCCCTGAGTTGGCCACGTCGGTCATTGCCGCCATGAAAAAGGAAATGGACATCAGCCTGGGGAATCTCGTGGGAAGCAACGTATTCAACATCCTGGGCGTTCTGGGGGCTGCCGCCCTGGTGAACCCGATTGTCATCCCCGGGGGCTTCATGACCAGCGGCCTCTTCATCGATTACCTGGTCATGATGGTGGTCAGCGCCATGCCGCTCTTGATGATTCGCAAAACCTACACCCTTTCCCGGGCCGACGGCATCGTCTTGTTGACGGCGTACGGCGGTTACCTGGCGTATCTGATCCATAAGAGCTGA
- a CDS encoding HAD-IA family hydrolase has product MPNDMMLKKPFLAKAVLFDFDGTLTVPGAIDFNAVKAAVGCPADAHILEYIAALPGPEERKKAGDILEAFEANAAKNSLPNTGAESLLAHLKSLGLRTGLISRNSRSSIEISLKNFRKTRQEDFDVIITRDDPISPKPSPEGILKAAADLRVDADQIIVVGDHMLDVDAGRQAGAVTILLESELTAGIPDIGSDFVVSHLDDVKDVVHLGLPLPQGKLPNGLLDRFLDHLVIQDPALIIAPGIGEDTAATDISTDEVLVLKSDPITFATDAVGQYAVLVNANDIATSGAVPRWFMTTLLFPPGSTGSAIWLTMEELNRIAARYDITLCGGHTEITDAVTRPVVVGSLVGTVKKASLIDKSAVRPGDKVLMTKAIAVEGTAIIAREFGDRLKTLGVSEKEIQRCRQLLDRVSIMEEARLAVETGDVSAMHDVTEGGLATAVLELSAAGGYGISINMDAIPVYPETETVCRLLGISPLGLIGSGTLLICCRRQSRASIAAAIRKAGIAVSCIGEVMDSKVGVFAENHAGPQAWPAFDVDEIARLFHDA; this is encoded by the coding sequence TTGCCGAACGACATGATGTTGAAAAAACCTTTTCTCGCCAAGGCGGTACTGTTCGACTTCGACGGAACGCTGACGGTCCCCGGCGCCATCGATTTCAATGCCGTCAAGGCGGCTGTGGGCTGCCCGGCGGATGCGCACATCCTCGAATACATCGCCGCTTTGCCGGGCCCGGAGGAAAGAAAAAAGGCCGGGGATATCCTGGAGGCATTCGAAGCGAACGCCGCCAAAAATTCGTTGCCGAACACCGGGGCGGAGTCCCTGCTGGCCCACCTTAAAAGCCTTGGTTTGCGCACAGGCCTGATTTCCCGCAACAGCCGGTCGTCCATTGAAATATCCTTGAAAAATTTTCGAAAAACGAGGCAGGAGGATTTCGACGTCATCATTACCCGGGACGACCCCATCTCCCCCAAGCCTTCACCGGAAGGCATCCTGAAAGCCGCCGCCGACCTGCGGGTTGATGCGGATCAAATCATCGTTGTCGGAGACCACATGCTCGATGTGGACGCCGGCAGGCAGGCCGGCGCGGTCACGATTCTACTGGAAAGCGAATTGACAGCGGGAATACCCGACATCGGCAGTGATTTTGTGGTCTCCCACCTGGACGACGTCAAAGACGTTGTGCACTTGGGGCTGCCGCTGCCGCAGGGCAAACTGCCCAATGGCCTCCTGGACCGATTCCTCGACCACCTGGTCATCCAAGACCCGGCTCTGATCATCGCCCCCGGCATCGGTGAAGATACGGCGGCGACCGACATTTCCACCGACGAGGTGCTGGTGCTCAAATCGGATCCGATCACGTTTGCCACCGATGCGGTCGGGCAATACGCCGTCCTGGTAAACGCCAACGACATAGCCACTTCCGGGGCGGTGCCCCGCTGGTTTATGACAACCCTGCTTTTTCCACCCGGCTCAACCGGATCGGCCATCTGGCTGACCATGGAAGAATTGAACCGCATCGCCGCACGGTACGACATCACCCTCTGCGGCGGGCATACGGAAATCACGGACGCCGTCACCCGGCCCGTGGTGGTCGGCTCCCTGGTCGGAACCGTGAAGAAAGCCAGCCTGATCGACAAAAGCGCGGTGCGACCCGGCGACAAGGTCCTGATGACCAAGGCAATCGCAGTGGAGGGAACGGCCATTATCGCCCGGGAATTCGGCGACAGGTTGAAAACACTGGGTGTTTCCGAAAAGGAGATTCAGCGCTGCCGGCAGCTTCTCGATCGGGTGAGTATCATGGAAGAAGCCCGCCTGGCGGTCGAAACGGGTGACGTCAGCGCCATGCACGATGTAACCGAAGGCGGCCTCGCCACAGCCGTGCTGGAGTTGAGCGCGGCCGGGGGATATGGCATCAGCATCAACATGGACGCCATCCCCGTGTACCCCGAAACCGAAACCGTTTGCCGGCTGCTGGGGATCTCCCCTCTCGGGCTTATCGGCTCGGGCACCCTGCTGATATGCTGCCGTCGGCAGAGCCGGGCATCGATCGCCGCCGCTATCCGAAAAGCGGGTATTGCCGTCAGCTGCATCGGAGAAGTTATGGACTCGAAGGTAGGGGTTTTCGCCGAAAATCATGCCGGGCCGCAGGCGTGGCCCGCTTTCGACGTGGACGAAATAGCGAGGTTGTTCCATGACGCTTAA
- a CDS encoding Dabb family protein produces MLNHVVLLKFKPDVADGDIEQLEERLDDLPNKISEILVYEFGRNIIPSERAYDFALVSLFANQESLERYRVHPDHVVVLEKIKGMCEQVVTADFLGSDAGSIKGNTPDMALPRF; encoded by the coding sequence ATGCTGAACCATGTTGTGCTGTTGAAATTCAAACCAGACGTTGCGGACGGCGACATTGAACAGCTGGAAGAACGCCTGGATGACCTGCCGAACAAGATATCCGAGATACTGGTCTACGAATTCGGCCGCAACATCATCCCGTCTGAACGGGCCTATGACTTTGCCCTGGTGTCACTTTTTGCCAACCAGGAATCCTTGGAACGCTACCGGGTTCACCCCGATCACGTGGTGGTGCTGGAAAAAATAAAAGGCATGTGCGAACAGGTTGTAACGGCCGATTTTTTGGGATCGGATGCCGGCTCCATCAAGGGAAATACCCCGGACATGGCGCTGCCCCGGTTTTAA